TGGGCTGCACCAACTTCAAGCTGCGGCAGTTGATGCGCCAGGTGTCGCAGCACTACGACCTTGAAATGGCCAGCGCCGGGCTCAAGACCACGCAGTATTCGCTGCTGAGCTACGTGCTCAAGCTCGGCCCGCTGCGGCCCGGCGAGCTGGCCAAAAGCATGAAGATGAGCGCCTCCACCCTGACGCGCAACCTCAAGCCGCTGGTGGATGCGGGCTGGCTGGAGTTGACCGCCGGCAGCGACGCGCGCAGCCGAACCGTGGCCATCACGCCGGCCGGGCGCGCCAAGCGCGAAGAAGCGCTGGGCCGCTGGAAAGTGGCGCAGGAAAGCCTGAACCAGCGGCTGGGCGCCGGCCGCGTGATTGCCCTGCACGGCCTGATCAACGAATCGCTCGAACGCCTGTCGCCTGTCAACCCTGAATCTGGAGCCGATGATGAATGAATCCGCAACGCCCAAAAAGTACATCGCCACCTGGCTGGTCCTGCTGGCGGCCGGCGGCGCCTTTGCCCTGACCATGGGCGTGCGCCAGACCATGGGCCTGTTCCTGTCGGCGCTCAACACCTCGACCGCGCTGGGCGTGGGCAGCATCAGCCTGGCCTTCGCTTTCGGTCAGCTCTGGTGGGGGCTGACGCAGCCTTTTGCCGGCGCGGTGGCGGACCGCATCGGTACCGGGCGCGTGATCAGCATCGGCTTGCTGCTGGTGGCCGTGGGCACCTTCATCACGCCGCTGATGACGACCACGGCGGGGCTGATTTTCGCGATTGGCGTGCTGGCGGCGGGCGGCGCCGGCATGGCCGGGCCTTCGGTGCTGATGGCCGCCAGCACCCGCCTGGTGGCGCCTGAAAAGCGCGGCCTGGCCACCGGCATCGTCAATGCCGGCGGCTCGTTCGGGCAGTTCGCCATGGCGCCGATCGCCATCGGCCTGACGGCTTCGCTCGGCTGGGCCAGCGCGATGCAGTGGCTGGGCGTGCTGGTGCTGCTGGCGCTGCCCGCCGTGTGGGTGCTCAGGGGCAACTCCAATGCGCTGAATGCGCAGGCTGCGGCTGCTTCCGGCGTCAAGCCGCTCAGCGCCCGCCAGGCCATCGGCCAGGCGCTGGCCACGCCGAGTTACCGCTACCTGAGCCTGGGCTTTCTGGTGTGCGGATTCCATGTGGCATTTCTGGCGACGCACCTGCCGGGCGTGGTGGCTGCCTGTGGCTTGCCGCCGGCCATCGGCGGCTGGGCGCTGGCGATGATCGGCCTGTTCAACATCGTCGGCAGCCTGGCCATGGGCTGGGCGGTCGGCCGCTGGCGCATGAAGTCGCTGCTGGCGCTGCTTTACGCCACGCGCGGCCTGGCAGTGCTGGTGTTTCTGCTGGCGCCCAAGACGCCCGCCGTGATGCTGGTGTTTGCCGCTGTAATGGGCGTGACCTTTTTATCGA
This DNA window, taken from Polaromonas hydrogenivorans, encodes the following:
- a CDS encoding MarR family winged helix-turn-helix transcriptional regulator; translated protein: MSTPPVISPTPAGLDLKAELKTLGCTNFKLRQLMRQVSQHYDLEMASAGLKTTQYSLLSYVLKLGPLRPGELAKSMKMSASTLTRNLKPLVDAGWLELTAGSDARSRTVAITPAGRAKREEALGRWKVAQESLNQRLGAGRVIALHGLINESLERLSPVNPESGADDE
- a CDS encoding MFS transporter, giving the protein MNESATPKKYIATWLVLLAAGGAFALTMGVRQTMGLFLSALNTSTALGVGSISLAFAFGQLWWGLTQPFAGAVADRIGTGRVISIGLLLVAVGTFITPLMTTTAGLIFAIGVLAAGGAGMAGPSVLMAASTRLVAPEKRGLATGIVNAGGSFGQFAMAPIAIGLTASLGWASAMQWLGVLVLLALPAVWVLRGNSNALNAQAAAASGVKPLSARQAIGQALATPSYRYLSLGFLVCGFHVAFLATHLPGVVAACGLPPAIGGWALAMIGLFNIVGSLAMGWAVGRWRMKSLLALLYATRGLAVLVFLLAPKTPAVMLVFAAVMGVTFLSTVPPTVGLVAKMFGTANMAMLFGVVMLAHQVGGFLGAYLGGYVFQATGSYDWVWYIDIVLAVGAALVNLPIREARRPAAASAA